One Streptomyces sp. ML-6 genomic region harbors:
- a CDS encoding ATP-binding protein has protein sequence MARADLAAVGEVRCALREFLRYRWPGEPAEVAELLLSELVTNALIHTGHGAVVTASVAPAKLRVEVRDFVSGLPLSYVPDADDDTHGRGLILVRSLADAWGVSTRALGKVVWFELDG, from the coding sequence GTGGCCCGCGCCGATCTGGCGGCCGTGGGCGAAGTGCGCTGCGCGTTACGGGAGTTCCTGCGCTACCGGTGGCCGGGCGAGCCGGCCGAGGTGGCGGAGCTGCTGCTGAGCGAGCTGGTGACCAACGCACTGATCCACACCGGACACGGGGCGGTCGTCACGGCGAGCGTGGCCCCCGCGAAACTGCGGGTGGAAGTGAGGGACTTCGTCTCCGGACTGCCCCTGTCGTACGTGCCGGACGCCGACGACGACACGCACGGACGGGGACTGATCCTGGTACGGAGCCTGGCGGACGCCTGGGGGGTGAGCACGCGGGCACTGGGCAAGGTGGTCTGGTTCGAACTGGACGGCTGA
- a CDS encoding barstar family protein, whose product MTVTYVIEGSRVTGLERFWEVIGEAVNGPGGYFGRNLDALADCLGGGMGTPDDGDFVFEWRDHMLSARALGHEETARQLRRSLERAHPTNRPAMRKRLDEALAGRGPTLFDLIVEILADDATPGTLRLS is encoded by the coding sequence ATGACCGTGACCTATGTGATCGAGGGTTCCCGGGTCACCGGCCTGGAACGCTTCTGGGAAGTGATCGGCGAGGCCGTGAACGGCCCCGGCGGGTACTTCGGCCGCAACCTGGACGCCCTCGCGGACTGCCTGGGCGGCGGGATGGGCACCCCGGACGACGGCGACTTCGTCTTCGAATGGCGGGACCACATGCTCTCCGCGCGGGCCCTGGGCCACGAGGAGACGGCCCGTCAGCTGCGGCGGAGCCTGGAGCGGGCGCATCCCACCAACCGGCCCGCGATGCGGAAGCGGCTCGACGAGGCCCTGGCCGGGCGGGGGCCGACGCTCTTCGACCTGATCGTGGAGATCCTGGCGGACGACGCGACGCCCGGCACGCTGCGGTTGTCGTGA
- a CDS encoding (2Fe-2S)-binding protein, giving the protein MTLPALLPHATGSAVTGAYARLAEVFPGLRAQVLTDDEPTPDGAGWVGAQELAAGGAALDAFLAWDHAQVLRDYGQQPRPDVVASFGLHRYAWPACLLVTVPWFLHRRVPRIPVEDVAFQRALGHLTVRVREFACLPDDPAAVLPGARVVPDEAALRAEVLTAVADHIGPVLDGFGPRMRRGRRALWGMATDEIVEGLWYIAHLLGEERRAMAELEALLPGTTKPYVGSAGFRELTGPDGEPLPTRDRASCCLFYTLRPEDTCVTCPRTCDTDRVRKLAATR; this is encoded by the coding sequence ATGACACTCCCAGCCCTGCTCCCCCACGCCACCGGGTCCGCCGTGACCGGCGCGTACGCGCGTCTGGCCGAGGTCTTCCCCGGGCTGCGCGCACAGGTGCTGACGGACGACGAGCCGACGCCCGACGGTGCGGGCTGGGTCGGCGCGCAGGAGCTCGCGGCGGGGGGCGCGGCGCTCGACGCCTTCCTCGCCTGGGACCACGCGCAGGTGCTGCGGGACTACGGGCAGCAGCCCCGCCCCGACGTGGTCGCCAGCTTCGGGCTGCACCGCTACGCCTGGCCGGCCTGTCTGCTGGTGACGGTGCCGTGGTTCCTGCACCGGCGGGTGCCCCGGATTCCCGTCGAGGACGTGGCGTTCCAGCGGGCGCTGGGTCATCTGACCGTGCGGGTGCGGGAGTTCGCCTGCCTGCCGGACGATCCGGCCGCCGTGCTGCCGGGTGCCCGCGTGGTGCCCGACGAGGCCGCGCTGCGCGCCGAGGTGCTGACGGCCGTGGCCGACCACATCGGTCCGGTGCTCGACGGCTTCGGGCCCCGGATGCGGCGCGGCAGGCGGGCGCTGTGGGGGATGGCGACGGACGAGATCGTCGAGGGCCTCTGGTACATCGCCCATCTGCTCGGCGAGGAGCGCCGGGCGATGGCCGAGCTGGAGGCGCTGCTGCCGGGCACCACGAAGCCGTACGTCGGCTCGGCCGGGTTCCGCGAACTGACCGGGCCGGACGGCGAACCGCTGCCCACCCGCGACCGGGCGAGCTGCTGCCTCTTCTACACCCTGCGCCCCGAGGACACCTGCGTCACCTGCCCGCGCACCTGCGACACCGACCGGGTCCGCAAGCTCGCGGCCACCCGCTGA
- a CDS encoding DUF2637 domain-containing protein: MRLTDISLNWLLPGAVLLVGVLAAVAVVARGRRTADTSAADDSWERSEERRRRKEALYATASYVLLFCCAAVAAALSFHGLVGFGEQNLGLSGGWEYLVPFGLDGAAMFCSVLAVREASHGDAALGSRLLVWTFAGAAAWFNWVHAPRGIDHAGAPHFFAGMSLSAAVLFDRALKQTRRAALREQGLVPRPLPQIRIVRWLRAPRETFCAWSLMLLEGVRTLDEAVEEVREDRREKEQNRLRRKDQEKLDRAHIKALNRQNRAWHRVGRAAPVDVQAIAPATGTAQAVVEPAISEPGQLPLRPRPSLQAVTGPSPGTPDREPVDPATVDLTTEDDTQALPRLDSLERKLKDLEQQFG; this comes from the coding sequence ATGAGACTGACCGACATATCGCTGAATTGGCTGCTTCCGGGCGCCGTGCTGCTCGTGGGAGTGCTGGCGGCGGTGGCGGTGGTCGCACGCGGCAGGCGCACCGCTGACACGTCCGCGGCCGACGACAGCTGGGAACGCAGCGAGGAGCGCCGCAGACGCAAGGAGGCCCTGTACGCCACCGCCTCGTACGTCCTGCTGTTCTGCTGTGCGGCGGTGGCCGCCGCACTCTCCTTCCACGGGCTCGTCGGCTTCGGCGAGCAGAACCTCGGCCTCTCCGGGGGCTGGGAGTACCTCGTCCCGTTCGGCCTGGACGGGGCCGCCATGTTCTGTTCCGTACTCGCGGTGCGCGAGGCCAGTCACGGTGACGCGGCTCTCGGCTCGCGCCTGCTCGTGTGGACGTTCGCCGGTGCGGCCGCCTGGTTCAACTGGGTGCACGCGCCCCGCGGGATCGACCACGCGGGCGCGCCGCACTTCTTCGCCGGGATGTCGCTCTCGGCGGCCGTGCTCTTCGACCGGGCGCTGAAGCAGACCCGCCGGGCCGCGCTGCGCGAGCAGGGCCTGGTGCCCCGCCCGTTGCCGCAGATCCGGATCGTGCGGTGGCTGCGCGCGCCCCGGGAGACCTTCTGCGCCTGGTCGCTGATGCTCCTGGAAGGCGTGCGCACCCTGGACGAGGCCGTCGAGGAGGTGCGTGAGGACCGGCGGGAGAAGGAGCAGAACCGGCTCCGCCGGAAGGACCAGGAGAAACTGGACCGGGCCCACATCAAGGCGCTGAACCGGCAGAACCGGGCCTGGCACCGGGTGGGCCGGGCCGCTCCCGTGGACGTCCAGGCCATCGCCCCCGCGACGGGCACCGCACAGGCCGTCGTGGAGCCCGCCATATCCGAGCCGGGACAACTGCCCCTGCGCCCCCGGCCGTCCCTGCAAGCCGTGACGGGTCCGAGCCCCGGTACTCCGGACCGGGAGCCGGTTGATCCGGCCACCGTCGACCTCACCACCGAGGACGACACCCAGGCCCTGCCCCGGCTCGACTCGCTGGAACGGAAACTGAAGGACCTGGAGCAGCAGTTCGGCTGA
- a CDS encoding xanthine dehydrogenase family protein subunit M → MDFLRPASWEEALAAKAEHPTAVPIAGGTDVMVEINFDHRRPEYLLDLNRIGELSEWEVGQENVRLGASVPYSSIMEHLRAELPGLALASHTVASPQIRNRGGVGGNLGTASPAGDAHPALLAAGAEVEAESVRGTRMIPIDAFYTGVKRNALEPDELIRAVHIRKADGPQQYSKVGTRNAMVIAVCAFGLALHPGTRTVRTGIGSAAPTPVRAKEAEEFLNAALEEGGFWDSRTIITPSIASQFAALAAGACNPIDDVRGTASYRRHAVGIMARRTLGWAWETYRGKGRSTEGAA, encoded by the coding sequence ATGGACTTCCTTCGCCCCGCCAGCTGGGAGGAGGCGCTCGCCGCCAAGGCCGAGCACCCCACGGCCGTCCCCATCGCGGGGGGCACCGACGTGATGGTCGAGATCAACTTCGACCACCGCCGGCCCGAGTACCTCCTGGACCTGAACCGCATCGGGGAGCTGTCCGAATGGGAGGTGGGCCAGGAGAACGTGCGGCTCGGCGCCTCCGTCCCGTACAGCAGCATCATGGAACACCTGCGGGCCGAACTGCCCGGACTGGCGCTCGCCTCGCACACCGTCGCCTCGCCGCAGATCCGCAACCGCGGCGGCGTCGGCGGCAACCTGGGCACCGCCTCGCCGGCCGGGGACGCCCACCCGGCGCTGCTCGCCGCGGGCGCCGAGGTCGAGGCGGAATCCGTCCGCGGCACGCGGATGATCCCGATCGACGCCTTCTACACCGGCGTCAAGCGCAACGCCCTCGAACCGGACGAGCTGATCCGGGCCGTGCACATCAGGAAGGCCGACGGGCCGCAGCAGTACTCCAAGGTCGGCACCCGCAACGCGATGGTCATCGCCGTCTGCGCCTTCGGCCTGGCCCTGCACCCCGGGACCCGCACCGTCCGCACCGGCATCGGCTCGGCCGCCCCCACACCCGTACGGGCCAAGGAGGCGGAGGAATTCCTGAACGCCGCGCTCGAGGAAGGCGGCTTCTGGGACAGCCGCACGATCATCACCCCGTCCATCGCCTCGCAGTTCGCCGCACTCGCCGCCGGGGCCTGCAACCCGATCGACGACGTGCGCGGCACCGCGAGCTACCGCCGGCACGCCGTCGGGATCATGGCCCGCCGCACCCTCGGCTGGGCCTGGGAGACGTACCGCGGCAAGGGCCGCAGCACCGAAGGAGCCGCCTGA
- a CDS encoding ribonuclease has product MRIPPRITMLGGAAALLSALLIGGPVTATATAATESVGSICYSDLPSQAHDTLDLIEAGGPFPYSQDGTVFQNREGVLPSHSTGYYHEYTVITPGSPTRGARRIVTGERAQEDYYTSDHYATFDLIDPGC; this is encoded by the coding sequence ATGCGAATCCCCCCACGGATCACCATGCTGGGTGGCGCAGCCGCCCTCCTGTCCGCTCTCCTGATAGGCGGCCCGGTCACCGCGACCGCGACCGCCGCCACCGAATCGGTCGGCAGCATCTGCTACTCGGACCTGCCCTCCCAGGCCCACGACACCCTCGATCTGATCGAGGCGGGCGGCCCGTTCCCCTACTCCCAGGACGGCACCGTCTTCCAGAACCGGGAAGGCGTCCTGCCCAGCCACAGCACCGGCTACTACCACGAGTACACGGTCATCACCCCCGGCTCCCCGACCCGCGGCGCGCGGCGCATCGTCACGGGCGAGCGGGCGCAGGAGGACTACTACACCAGCGACCACTACGCCACCTTCGACCTGATCGACCCGGGCTGCTGA
- a CDS encoding PucR family transcriptional regulator has protein sequence MRLRALLETDALGLRLLGGEDELDRSVRGVMTTDLRDPSRYLSGGELVLTGLAWRRDASDSEPFVRILAGAGVTGLAAGEAELGDVPDDLVEACARHRLPLFAVHETVAFATITEHVVRQVSGERAGDLAAVVERHRRLMTSGPAGGGPEVVLDLLGSDLDLRAWVLSPTGRQIAGAGGTPLPGPVGAALAGHHLAAVRTGRRAPHRAVAGGTTYSLFPIRNTGRGALPASRDVRESVLSDWLLAVEADAGDWPAARLDLLQGVTQLIAVERDRRDAARTVRRRLAQEVLELVQTGAPPAEIAARLRVAAPVLLPGLGTAPHWQVVVARVEWGGADDPAPGAADAVAGGPVAQALLEEILVDPAVAGPDSADRIAVAHTGEEAVALVPLPAGAAPGRDEGPEAGAPADGLVALHADALLEAVREPLSAGLADDGRLTLGVSAPVHSPEGLRGALEEARHARRVAAAREGRVCAAGHHELASHVLLLPFVPDDVRRAFTARLLDPLRDYDRRHRAELIPTLEAFLDCDGSWTRCAARLHLHVNTLRYRVGRIEQLTGRDLSRLEDKLDFFLALRMS, from the coding sequence ATGCGGCTGCGCGCACTGCTGGAGACCGACGCGCTGGGCCTGCGGCTGCTCGGCGGCGAGGACGAGCTGGACCGGTCCGTCCGCGGTGTGATGACCACCGACCTGCGGGATCCCAGCCGCTACCTGTCGGGCGGCGAGCTGGTGCTCACGGGCCTGGCCTGGCGCCGGGACGCCTCGGACTCGGAGCCGTTCGTACGGATTCTGGCGGGAGCCGGCGTCACCGGGCTGGCGGCGGGCGAGGCGGAGCTGGGCGACGTCCCCGACGACCTGGTGGAGGCGTGCGCGCGGCACCGGCTGCCGCTCTTCGCCGTCCACGAGACCGTCGCGTTCGCAACGATCACCGAGCACGTGGTGCGCCAGGTGTCCGGCGAGCGGGCGGGCGATCTGGCCGCGGTCGTGGAGCGGCACCGCAGGCTGATGACCTCGGGCCCGGCGGGCGGCGGTCCCGAGGTGGTCCTCGATCTGCTCGGTTCCGACCTCGACCTGCGTGCCTGGGTGCTCTCCCCCACCGGCCGGCAGATCGCGGGCGCCGGTGGGACACCGCTGCCCGGCCCGGTCGGCGCGGCGCTCGCCGGGCATCACCTGGCCGCCGTCCGCACCGGTCGCCGCGCCCCGCACCGGGCCGTGGCCGGGGGCACCACGTATTCGCTCTTCCCGATCCGGAACACCGGCCGGGGCGCCCTGCCCGCCTCCCGGGACGTGCGCGAGTCGGTGCTCTCGGACTGGCTGCTCGCGGTGGAGGCGGACGCGGGCGACTGGCCGGCCGCCCGGCTGGACCTGCTCCAGGGCGTCACCCAGCTGATCGCCGTCGAGCGGGACCGGCGCGACGCGGCCCGCACGGTGCGCCGCAGGCTCGCCCAGGAGGTCCTGGAACTGGTCCAGACGGGGGCCCCGCCGGCCGAGATCGCCGCCCGGCTGCGGGTCGCGGCCCCGGTGCTGCTGCCGGGGCTCGGCACCGCCCCGCACTGGCAGGTCGTGGTGGCGCGGGTCGAGTGGGGCGGGGCGGACGATCCGGCCCCCGGCGCCGCGGACGCCGTCGCGGGCGGCCCGGTCGCCCAGGCGCTGCTGGAGGAGATCCTCGTCGATCCGGCGGTCGCCGGGCCCGACTCGGCGGACCGGATCGCGGTCGCCCACACGGGTGAGGAGGCCGTCGCCCTCGTACCGCTGCCCGCCGGGGCCGCGCCCGGCCGGGACGAGGGCCCTGAGGCCGGGGCCCCGGCGGACGGGCTGGTGGCGCTGCACGCCGACGCGCTGCTCGAAGCCGTCCGCGAGCCGCTCTCGGCCGGCCTCGCCGACGACGGCCGGCTGACCCTGGGGGTCAGCGCGCCCGTGCACTCCCCCGAGGGGCTGCGCGGTGCGCTGGAGGAGGCCCGGCACGCCCGCCGGGTGGCGGCGGCCCGCGAGGGCCGGGTCTGCGCGGCCGGGCACCACGAGCTGGCCTCCCACGTGCTGCTGCTGCCGTTCGTGCCCGACGACGTGCGTCGCGCGTTCACCGCACGGCTGCTCGATCCGCTGCGCGACTACGACCGGCGGCACCGGGCGGAGCTGATCCCGACGCTGGAGGCGTTCTTGGACTGCGACGGTTCGTGGACCCGCTGCGCGGCCCGGCTCCACCTCCACGTCAACACGCTGCGCTACCGCGTCGGGCGAATCGAGCAGTTGACGGGACGTGACCTTTCGCGCCTGGAGGACAAGCTCGATTTCTTCCTGGCCCTGCGTATGAGCTGA
- a CDS encoding GntR family transcriptional regulator, with amino-acid sequence MEQGGARDRVRPPGGAVGPAPAVARVPEQVRGEHTHGEPPAPRAQVRRHSVRGQVLDALRTALVDGRLAPGQVYSAPALGARFGVSATPVREAMQQLVIEGAVEVVPNRGFRVSERGPRELAELAEVRALIEVPVMLRLARTVPPGSWCALRPLADATVAAAAVGDRAGYAESDRAFHGAVLGLCGNEQLVMVADDLHRRSQWPLVSNPVTRRADLLADAAEHTALLDALIAQDLTVVQSLVREHFAGAET; translated from the coding sequence GTGGAGCAGGGCGGAGCGCGTGACCGGGTGAGGCCACCGGGCGGAGCCGTCGGGCCCGCGCCGGCGGTCGCGCGGGTGCCCGAACAGGTCCGGGGCGAGCACACCCACGGCGAACCGCCCGCCCCGCGGGCCCAGGTGCGCCGGCACTCGGTGCGCGGCCAGGTCCTGGACGCGTTGCGCACCGCCCTGGTCGACGGCCGGCTGGCCCCCGGGCAGGTCTACTCGGCCCCGGCCCTCGGCGCCCGCTTCGGGGTCTCCGCGACCCCGGTGCGCGAGGCGATGCAGCAACTGGTCATCGAGGGCGCCGTCGAGGTCGTGCCGAACCGCGGCTTCCGGGTGTCCGAGCGCGGCCCGCGCGAACTGGCCGAGCTGGCCGAGGTGCGGGCCCTGATCGAGGTGCCCGTGATGCTGCGGCTGGCCCGCACCGTCCCGCCCGGCAGCTGGTGCGCCCTGCGCCCGCTGGCCGACGCCACGGTGGCCGCCGCGGCGGTGGGCGACCGGGCCGGCTACGCCGAGTCCGACCGGGCCTTCCACGGTGCGGTCCTCGGCCTGTGCGGCAACGAGCAGCTGGTGATGGTCGCCGACGACCTGCACCGCCGTTCCCAGTGGCCCCTGGTGAGCAATCCCGTCACCCGCCGCGCCGACCTGCTCGCCGACGCCGCCGAGCACACCGCCCTGCTCGACGCGCTGATCGCCCAGGACCTGACCGTCGTGCAGTCGCTCGTCCGCGAGCACTTCGCCGGCGCGGAGACCTGA
- a CDS encoding (2Fe-2S)-binding protein translates to MRVNFTVNGRRHEADDVWEGESLLYVLRERLGLPGSKNACEQGECGSCTVRLDGVPVCSCLVAAGQVEGREVVTVEGLADFAAHRSRAHPGSGCASGACGTDPDRARRWEARPTGEEGRTADELSPIQQAFIDAGAVQCGFCTPGLLVAADELLERNPEPSDADIREALSGNLCRCTGYEKILDAVRLAAARAEETV, encoded by the coding sequence ATGCGCGTCAATTTCACGGTCAACGGCCGCAGGCACGAGGCGGACGACGTCTGGGAGGGCGAGTCCCTCCTCTACGTGCTGCGCGAACGGCTGGGCCTGCCCGGTTCGAAGAACGCCTGCGAGCAGGGCGAGTGCGGCTCCTGCACGGTCCGCCTGGACGGGGTGCCGGTCTGCTCCTGCCTGGTCGCCGCGGGACAGGTGGAGGGCCGGGAGGTCGTCACGGTGGAGGGCCTCGCCGACTTCGCCGCCCACCGCTCCCGGGCCCACCCGGGCAGCGGCTGCGCCTCCGGCGCCTGCGGCACCGACCCCGACCGGGCCCGGCGATGGGAGGCCCGGCCGACCGGCGAGGAGGGCCGGACGGCGGACGAACTCTCCCCGATCCAGCAGGCGTTCATCGACGCCGGGGCGGTCCAGTGCGGCTTCTGCACCCCCGGCCTCCTGGTCGCCGCCGACGAACTGCTCGAACGCAACCCCGAGCCGTCCGACGCGGACATCCGCGAGGCGCTCTCCGGCAACCTCTGCCGCTGCACCGGCTACGAGAAGATCCTCGACGCGGTCCGCCTCGCGGCCGCCCGCGCGGAAGAAACGGTCTGA
- a CDS encoding M9 family metallopeptidase, with the protein MSTAVLAACLGVSLFTTPSQAVEQRSAVSTVTPAHSSDIARKKAEAPAEDSGGPTAESLTAPAADAGHVRREKLEAADQPPLSASKDALERDYDDQAAALPSHRAPSMKAEKRRTEKPGTAAAECNLTDFTNNTGSALVEKVKAATTDCVNSLFRIQGQDGYHAFREDQMVTIANAMRDASASYPGDASTGMPQLILFLRAGYYVQYYDPETVGEYGPRLVTAIQGALDGFFGSSHAFDVTDANGESLSEAIILVDSSEQNARYLNIVKKMLADYDESYNDLWHMRNAVNSVYTVMFRGHQVPEFITAIEADPSVLASLRDFAANHLDLLGTENSFLAANAGLELGRFLKEDSLRDKASPLVLELMGKSSIDGPTAPLWINLAKMVDAYDQANCAKYDACNLAERLEKTVLPVKHTCSDSITIRAQEMATKELEASCTSLLNQDAYFHEVARDNGAVADDNNKTIEVIAFDSSTDYQTYAGVIFGIDTNNGGMYLEGDPKAEGNQPRFIAYEAEWARPDFQIWNLNHEYTHYLDGRYNMYGDFAAGMTTPTVWWVEGFAEFVSYSYRKLAYEDAIAQAANRTYPLSTLFDTTYDNADQTRVYNWGYLAVRYMLESHRSDVDTLLGLYRKGDWNGARTLLTSTIGNRYDADWNTWLEACAAGACGGGSTNPPGEITECKDADTRLLGKNCMRSNLKAVKGDYAYLAVVIPAGTTQLKITSTGGTGDADLYYSDKEWATTQVNTDKSVGAGNEHTLTINNPTPGYHFISLYGNEAFEGAKVTTEF; encoded by the coding sequence TTGTCCACCGCGGTCCTGGCGGCCTGCCTGGGCGTGAGCCTGTTCACGACACCGAGCCAGGCCGTCGAACAGCGCTCCGCCGTATCGACCGTGACTCCGGCTCACTCCTCGGACATCGCCCGGAAGAAGGCGGAAGCCCCGGCCGAGGATTCCGGCGGCCCCACCGCCGAGTCGCTGACGGCGCCCGCCGCCGATGCCGGTCACGTCCGGCGCGAAAAGCTCGAGGCCGCCGACCAGCCTCCGCTGTCCGCCTCCAAGGACGCGCTCGAGCGGGACTACGACGACCAGGCCGCCGCGCTCCCGAGCCACCGGGCGCCTTCCATGAAGGCCGAGAAGCGCCGCACCGAGAAGCCGGGCACGGCCGCTGCCGAGTGCAACCTCACCGATTTCACCAACAACACCGGGAGCGCCCTGGTCGAGAAGGTCAAAGCGGCCACCACCGACTGCGTCAACTCGCTGTTCCGCATCCAGGGCCAGGACGGCTACCACGCCTTCCGCGAGGACCAGATGGTCACCATCGCCAACGCGATGCGCGACGCATCGGCCTCCTACCCGGGTGACGCCAGCACCGGCATGCCGCAGCTGATCCTCTTCCTCCGGGCCGGCTACTACGTCCAGTACTACGACCCCGAGACCGTCGGGGAGTACGGACCGCGGCTGGTGACGGCCATTCAGGGAGCGCTCGACGGCTTCTTCGGCTCCTCGCACGCCTTCGACGTCACCGACGCCAACGGCGAGAGCCTGTCCGAGGCGATCATCCTGGTCGACAGCTCGGAGCAGAACGCCCGTTACCTGAACATCGTCAAGAAGATGCTGGCCGACTACGACGAGTCGTACAACGACTTGTGGCACATGCGCAACGCCGTGAACAGCGTGTACACGGTGATGTTCCGCGGCCACCAGGTGCCGGAGTTCATCACCGCCATCGAGGCCGACCCCAGCGTGCTGGCCTCGCTGCGCGACTTCGCCGCGAACCACCTCGACCTGCTCGGCACCGAGAACTCGTTCCTGGCCGCCAACGCGGGACTCGAACTCGGCCGCTTCCTCAAGGAGGACTCGCTGCGCGACAAGGCGAGCCCGCTGGTGCTCGAACTGATGGGCAAGAGCTCCATCGACGGCCCCACCGCTCCGCTCTGGATCAACCTGGCCAAGATGGTCGACGCCTACGACCAGGCCAACTGCGCGAAGTACGACGCCTGCAACCTCGCGGAGCGCCTCGAGAAGACCGTCCTGCCGGTGAAGCACACCTGTAGCGACAGCATCACCATTCGGGCGCAGGAGATGGCCACGAAGGAGCTCGAGGCCAGCTGCACCAGCCTGCTCAACCAGGACGCCTACTTCCACGAGGTGGCCCGGGACAACGGCGCGGTCGCCGATGACAACAACAAAACCATCGAGGTCATCGCCTTCGATTCCAGCACCGACTACCAGACCTACGCCGGCGTGATCTTCGGCATCGACACCAACAACGGTGGCATGTACCTGGAGGGCGACCCCAAGGCCGAGGGCAACCAGCCCCGCTTCATCGCCTACGAGGCCGAGTGGGCCCGCCCCGACTTCCAGATCTGGAACCTCAACCACGAGTACACGCACTACCTCGACGGTCGCTACAACATGTACGGCGACTTCGCCGCCGGCATGACCACGCCGACCGTCTGGTGGGTCGAGGGCTTCGCGGAGTTCGTCTCCTACTCGTACCGCAAGCTCGCCTACGAGGACGCCATCGCCCAGGCCGCGAACCGCACCTACCCCCTGAGCACCCTGTTCGACACCACCTACGACAACGCCGACCAGACCCGCGTGTACAACTGGGGCTATCTGGCCGTCCGTTACATGCTCGAATCCCACCGCTCGGACGTCGACACCCTGCTCGGCCTCTACCGCAAGGGCGACTGGAACGGCGCCCGCACCCTGCTCACCTCGACCATCGGCAACCGCTACGACGCCGACTGGAACACCTGGCTGGAGGCCTGCGCGGCCGGTGCCTGCGGCGGCGGTTCCACCAACCCGCCCGGCGAGATCACCGAGTGCAAGGACGCCGACACCCGGCTGCTGGGCAAGAACTGCATGCGCAGCAACCTGAAGGCCGTCAAGGGCGACTACGCCTACCTGGCCGTCGTCATCCCGGCCGGCACCACCCAGCTGAAGATCACCTCGACCGGTGGCACGGGTGACGCCGACCTCTACTACAGCGACAAGGAGTGGGCGACCACCCAGGTCAACACCGACAAGTCCGTCGGGGCGGGCAACGAGCACACCCTGACCATCAACAACCCCACCCCCGGCTACCACTTCATCAGCCTCTACGGCAACGAGGCGTTCGAGGGCGCCAAGGTCACCACCGAGTTCTGA